tacaagaGCGTACTCACTCTACAGTCTGAGCCTCTGGGCTCTCCAGACTGAGCCTCTAACTCTCCAGACCGAGCCTCTAGCTCTCCAGACTGAGCCTCTCCAGACCGAGCCTCGTATGGCGTTTTGCTTATTTCTGCCTCTTTGGGCCGCTCAGCCAACGAGAGTAGAGACCGTGTCTCACGGTTAACCTTGGACCATGTCGTTTCTTGCCAAAGACAGCGAATCGAAAAACCGTGCACCGAAAAACGGGACAAAAAACCGTCGAGTGAAAAAAGCGTGAGccaaaagaaaaaataaCTCGGCAGACGAGCTGTATTGTACGTACAAGgtagtcgtactcgtactgaAAGACAGAGGGGGCCTCGCAGATAATATTTTCCAGTATTGTTGAAAAAATGGCGCACGACAATGTTCCTAGGGTATTCTGTTGTTCCCGCCACCCCCGATTATCCGCCATTATAGTGGTTTGTGGTGGTCTGGTTATTTCCGGGCTGGACCCTGGTGTTCTCAAAAAAGGccatttttccattttattttccattttttccattttcctTTTTCTGCTTAGTCCTCCAGCCTTTGTGTGTCAAGGTTTAGGCACCTGTTTTCGTGCAGTTGCAAATCTTGTTGGCTTCGACAGAACATGAGGTCGATTAATggaagagagaagagagaagaaaaaggcgAAAAAGGGGATGAAACGGagcaacaaaaacacagaacaaacaaaaacacagaacaaacaaaaacacagaaacaaacacaaacacaaacacaaacacagaaacaagcCCAACTAGAAGTAGCCGTTACACCTCCGTGCACGGTCACACCTCGGCACATGGCTCATGCATGTCCCAAGCAAGGAGAGAGTGAAGGAAGGAAGAAGGCCAAAGCTAAAGTGACGGAAAATGGCAATGGCATGACGGACGGACAGGCAGACAGCATaaaagtactgtagcaagGCAAGGACAGGTTGGTGCAGATCCACATGAGTATCTGGTGAGGAGTTTTGTTGTGGTCGTCCCCTTTGCCCTCGCCCTCGCCTGGTTGTCCCCTTTGCCTCGCCTGATCaccccctttttttcctttgCCTCGCTGGTCTTGTCCACTCGCCATAATCTACAATACAGTATTTAACCCCTGTCTTGGGATAAAACAAACTGCCCAACTGAGGTATGATGGTTCCGCTTTGTGTCGGGCTGTTTCAACTCAGCTGCGCAATAGCGTTGGGACCCTAATTTTAAAAAGAGCTGAAATTGGCTTGGGACAATAGTAAGCTCGTAATACAGAGTCAGTGTATAAAAGCCCGCCATGCTCCACCTAATGGTGTCCCCATCACACTTCATCACCAAGTAGGAACTATCGAAACCACACCGAGACTTCTGTTGGACACGACACTCTCTTTGCACTCCTTTGCACCGACACTCCCTTTGTGATACTCACTCTCTCTACCCTCCGTTGACCGGACCACTTTCCTTACGCGACTCTCCTTTTTCGTCACCTAAAACCAACACACACGCCCTTATTTCCaacatgaagttctctaTCGTTTCCATGGCCCTCCTGTCCCAGGTTCTGGCCGCCCCCATCGCTGCCGAGGCTGGCCTCGCCAAGCGAGCCGTTGTCACCGTCAAGAACCAACCAACGTCATCTACGTCAAAAAACGTGGGTCTTACGTCGACCAGAACCGGCACCCCCTAACAAGACCAGGTGGTCCCCTACACCACCGAGGCCCAGATCGAGCAGCCCACCGAGGCCCCCGCCGCCCCCTGCCCCCGAGGCCCCCCGCCGCTTCTCCCACTTCTGAGGCTTGCTCCTgccccccccccctcccTCTGAGGCTCCCCGCTCCCCCCCCCACCCCCGAGGCCCCCAAAGTCTGCTGAGGAAGCCCCTCCCcccttcctcttccttctccccCCCAACTTTGCTGGCCGACGAGAAGCCCGAGGCTGCCCCCTCTCCCTTCTCCCCGCCCCCGAGCCCACCACCTCTGAGGCTGCCCCTGCCCCCCCCTCTCCAGGCCCACCACCCTCCGAGGCCCCCCGCTTCTACCACCTCTGAAGGCTGCTCCCGAGCCCTCTCCTTCCGCCCCCTCCACTGGCGGTGGATCCGGTGACCACACCGGTGAGGCTACCTTCTACGACACCGGCATGGGCTCTTGCGGCATCACCAGCACCGACTCCGACTTCATTGTTGCCCTTAACAAGGACATGTGGCAGGCTGGTATGATCGACGGTAACCCCAACCACAACACCCTGTGTGGCAAGAAGCTGACTGCCCACCGAGGCGGCAAGTCTGTCACCGTGACCGTCACCGACATGTGCCCCGGCTGTGCTTCCGGCGATCTCGATCTCTCTCCCGCCGCCTTCAACGCCCTGGCTTCTCCCAGCGAGGGACGAGTCGGTGTCTCTTGGTCCTGGAACTAAGAGTAAGATTTATTAACAAAACCCCATCTTGTAGTCCTGCGCTGGCGTCGGGCTAACTCAAGATTTATATATATGAAATACCCTTACTCTTATGTCGAATGGCTCATCTTGAGCGTGCTCAGCGTATCGTAGAGTACTACAGATGTTGACTGCTTCAACAGTCGTGCTTTCAACAGATGTGTAGTCGTGTCTTGTCTCGTGTTTTCTCATAAAGTTAGACACAATGAGCATCGTCATGGACATTTTTTCAAAGCCCCTGGACTGCGGAGATGCACAATCTGAAACAATAACAATGGAAAGCGCCTTTGACGCATCTTTGCTGGGCAGAGTGGACACTGTATGGTCGCTGGATAGCTGGATAGAGGCGTATATGCGAGCTGCACTTGCTCCATACGTTGGAATTTACTCCATAGATCGCGTCACACAATTGCATTGTTGGGTGTTATGTGGAGAAAATAAGGGGAAAAGGGGAAAAAGaatggagagaagagggaaaaaaTTGGGAAAaggaaaatggaaaaaggaaaagcCGAACCGAGTGTTTGAGCTTGGATAGCGGGTACACGTGTAGCGGCGGTAATCACGAATAAAGGGGTTCCACAGCGCGACGAAATCAATAGGTGAACACGGTCATTGAACACGGTCATTGAACACGGTCATTGAACACCATCATTGAATACTCGTATGTCCatacggtatgtactgcacaTACATACTTATAGTattatctacaagtagtctggtactgtacatacttgtactgtacttacctacttgtagtctgaTGCTGCgcatgtacaagtacactactgtacaattGCTGAAGTTATATTTTGACGGTTTGTTGTGGGAAATTGGGTCGTTCATATCGAGGCAGACGAGCATTCCATTTCGAGCCTTCTCATGAGGTGAAGCTGTTGGCGCCTTCAGTTGAGGGACTGTATAGTTGCATTAGGGTAGTCGACATGTCTTCGTTCTCATGTCTTGTCTGTAAAGCACGACCCGGACAAAATCTTCCTGGAGGCAGGTAGAATGATACCGTATCGTACAGTCTCGTCTGAATCTGGATTGTGACTCTGAATCCGGACTATGACTCTGAACCCGGACTACGATTCTGAATCCTCTTTCGTCgggtggagatgatggagtggagatggagtagAGTTGGTATATCTTCACTCAGTACATCGAGACTGATTGAAGGTCAATAGTCCACTGCTCGGTGACCTAGCTGTCATTATAGAACAAGTGCAGTAATCAGGGCTTTTGGATTGACATCAGTAGTCATtggtgcaagtacagtacgacaAATTATGTTTTTTATTCCTTCGTTATTGTGACTtcaagtatatatattattattatttatttatttgtttaTACTGCTTTATATACCTTCCGATCTCCGTACAGTATCGATATCGCAGTATCGTAGTGTAGActccttggagttgaggtTTCGTCACTAGGGACCCAGAGATGATAGACGATAGGATAGACGATAGGATAGACGATATACTATAGACGATAGACGGTAGACGGCAGAAGCTGCTCCCACTGGTATGAGTAATGGGCGGGAGGGGACTGGAAATCATCTGTTTAACAGTGCTGGTAAGTTACCGTGAACGAACTTGCAACTTTTACCATTTTCGATTCCGCGTCGGCTCCGCTGAGTACGTACCCGTACATGTATAtctagtacaagtacattaGTGAAATGAGTCTCGTGAGTCAACTCGGTGTTATTAATCAACTAGTCTAGTCTTGCGAACCCATGTCGGGTCTATGAATCTACAAGTTGTACTCAAGTCTTGCATCAATCTATAAAACAGTATATACATAAAATACCACTTGCACGATACAGGAGCAGTCGCCGTCCAATGGCCAAGTCGCCGTCCCGTTCCTACCAGAATCATACTCTTGACCGTGGTCTTTTTCGACTCGCACTGGTTGTGTAACGGATCTCAACTGGTGTGAAGTACACTAACTTGTGtgaagtacatactgcttGCGTGtttgaagaagagcagccTTGCCTGGAGAATGTCCTGGTATACAGTCCTGGCTTGGATCCACGTACGAGCATTGTACAACCTCttagctacaagtacttgacTCAATGGAACAAGACATCAGACCCACCATCGATCTCACAACTGTACAGCCCACTGGCACTTCCCACTGTCTTCCACTGACTTCCCACTGTCTTCCACTGACTTCCCACTGCCTTCCACTGACACTTCCACTTCATCTTCACTCTGTCTGCCAAAGAAGACGTCAGGAGACCTCATCGCCCTAAATATCCTCTTTATTCCTCAGGAGCAAGATATATATCATTCAGATCCTTTTAATGCCGCATTTGATAGTGCTAGAAGGTCGCTGGCTATCGGAGTAGCACGTGCAGGTACAGCAATTATTTACCAAGTAAAAGTGGCTTTTCTCCAACTAATTACTTGATTAATTAACTAAAGGTGACGATAATAAGTGCAAGTATCAGTTACCGCGACCATCTCCCACGTTAAGAGAACCACACCGAACCGtacaataaaaaatatcAAAAAAATAGCCCTTTTTGCTACCCATTTACATCCTTAGATGGACCTCTGAAGGTCCTGCTGGACCGCAACGACTACTCGCACACACTTGCCCCAcattaatatatattatcTAAACTCTGATTAATATCTTGAGTCATGCGACTACTCATCCGCCGAACCGGTCTAACACGGCCCCACGGCGTGCAAGCGCGCCGATCCACATGGATTCGGCTTCTCTCGACCGAGATATTGCATGCAGAACTGCTTCCCGACCGCCAGTCGCCCCACTACGTCCAGGAGTCGACCTCTCTGTCATCTCTGGTGTGGGACAAGCCTCTGGAAAACGTTCTGATCGTCAAAAAACCCTGGGACCACAATGTGCGCGAGTCGCTCATCCAGATGGCATCTCACATCCAGCGCCGGTACCCCCGAGTCAACATTCTGGTGGAGGAACATGTGGCCGACGAGGTCCAGAAGCAGATTGGAGCCGCAGGCGTGACCGCCATCCACACGGGGCCAGGAGAGGTGCTGAGAAACAAGACGGATCTGCTCGTGACTCTGGGAGGCGACGGAACTATTCTACATGCCACCTCCATGTTTGCTTCCGGAGAAGTGCCGCCGGTGCTGTCCTTTTCGCTGGGGACTCTGGGTTTCCTGCTGCCGTTTGATTTCAAGGACTTCAAAACTGCATTCGACATGGTGTACTCGTCGCAGGCCTCGGTGGTCAACCGCGCCCGCCTAGCATGTCAGAAAATGTCCATTCGCAAGGAAATCACCCACTTGCCCTCCCAATCGCACATTGAACACAACTCAACCCATGTCTACGGCAATCCCGACGACTACAATCTTAGCCCACTAACCTACGCCATGAACGACATCAACATCCACCGTGGAGCTGAGCCGCATCTCACCAAGCTCGACATCCACGTTGACGGCGAGTTCATCACCCGAGCCATTGCTGACGGTGTCACCATCGCCACACCCACGGGCTCCACGGCCTACTCGCTGTCGTCTGGCGGCTCCATTGTGCATCCCCGAGTCGCCTGCATTCTGCTGACCCCCATCTGTCCGCGATCGCTGTCATTCCGGCCTCTCATTTTCCCAGCCACCTCCAAAATATGCATCACCGCCTCGTCCGAATCTCGAGGTAGAGGCGCCGAGCTGTCTGTCGACGGAATCGCCAAGGGTCTGGTTCGACCCAGCGACAAGATTCTGGTCGAAAGCGAAACCGGCCACAACTCGGGCATCTGGTGCGTGGCcaagacagacagagactGGGTCAGTGGCCTCAACGGGTTACTGGGCTTCAATAGCAGTTTTGGCAAGGGCGGGGAGGCGTCAGGCGATGTTGCTTAGCTTGAGTACCGCAACCAACTAATTGGCCATGAACGGCCGTGTgtatatgtatatatatctatTTTATTTAAACATAAAAAAGTACCTCTCTCTTCTTGTAGCGCACAATCTCCAATTGGTCATTATCAATTTTGTTGTTTTATACACAAATACATACAGAGTGACTTGGTTACATTCGATCGACGGGAGtaagaccaagaaggaccaTACCGTTGTAGAGAACCTGTCGAGCGGACGAGTAGAGAGACAGACgggccttggccagagcctcctcctggccAGCGACCCAGAGAACGTCGTAGCAGGACGAGACCTGGTGGGTGAGCTTGAACAGGTAGGTGACAATGGTGGCGGGCTCCTGGGTCTTGCCGGCGTTGAGAACAACGTCGGGGAACTGGGTGAGGGTTCGGATGAGCTCGTCAGCGATGGGCTCAGTGAGCAGCGAGAAGTCGGCAGAAGCCAGGTTCTCGTCAATGGTCATGCCGGACTTTCGCTCCACAGATCGCAGTCGAGAGTGGGCGTACTGCAGGTAAGGGCCGGTGTCGCCCTCGAACGAGAGCATTCGGTCCCAGTCaaacttgtagttgttgaCTCGCTTGGCGGACATGTCCTGGATCATGACAGACGAGATGCCCACCAGAtcggcaatctcctcgggGTTCTCCACTTGGTTGTACTTGACctcgttcttcttcatgacGTTATGCATcgactccttgacctcctcgagAATGTTGGACAGGAAGACCACGGTGCCCTTTCGGGTGGACATGCCCTGGACCAGACCAAAGTTGACGTGCTGTAGTCGGTCCACCCAGTCAAAGCCGCACTCCTTGAGAATTCGGAAAAACTGCTGGCAGTGCAGATCCTGCTGCGACGCAATCACGTAGATCATCTTGTCAAACTTGTATTTTTCCATTCGGGCAATGGCTCCTCCAACGTCTCGAGTAATGTACAGAGAGGTgccgtccttcttctcgacaATGACCTTgcccagcttcttgttgaactTGGTAAGATCGATGAGCTTGGCGCCTCGGTCCTCATGGACCAGgcccttctccacaaacaggtccttggccatcttcATGAACTCCTCGGGCACCTGGGACTCGCCAGAGTACGAGTCGTAGTGGATGTTGAGACGAGCATAGGTGTCCTTGTATCGCTCAATGGACAGGTCCCGGAACCGCGACCACAGAGCTAGCGCCTCCTTGTCGCCGTCCTCCATCTTTCGGAAGTACTCTCGGGccttgtcgtcggtggCCGAGGACTCTTCTCCGGTGGCCTCCTTGGaagcctccttctcggcctccatgtccttgttgattcGCACGTAGACCTCAAACAGGTGCTGGATGGGGTCGGTCACGAGCTGCTCCTCGGAGCCGTATCGCTCAAAGCCCACAGCCAGCACACCAAACTGCTTGCCCCAGTCTCCGAGGTAGTTGAGTCGGATGACCTCCCATCCGAGCTTCTCGTGCAGGTTGGAGAGGAAGCCGCCGATGATTGTGGATCGCAGATGGCCGGCGTGGAAGGGCTTGGCGATGTTGGGCGACGAGAACTCAATCAccaccttcttgcccttgcccACGTCGGACGAGCCGTATTCGAGCTTTCGCTCCAgaatgtccttgatgacaatgttgtacagcagcttgggcgagaagaagaactgCATGAAGGGGCccatggccttgacctccttgaggtaCTCGCCCTTGGGAAACTTGGAGGCCCACTCCACAGCCAGTTCCTGAGGGTTGACGCCCTTCATTCGGAGCCGGGGCAAGGGGATCACCAGATCGCCCTTGTCGGAGGTGGAAGTCCACTCAAGAGCGGGGTAGATGAGCTCGGGATCCACCTTGGACAGAGCGGcgagctccttggtgatgtagGATCGGAACACATCCATGGTGTTGAGAGCGGGGCTGGACCCGGGGAAGGGCTCGAACTTGTCAATTCCGAGCTTTTCCAGCTGGCTGGAGAGAGTGGCAACGTCGGGGGCGGCAGCGGTGCTCATTTTCGCAGTGTAGTAGGGTGCGGCCGTCTTGGAGGGAGTTGTGAAAGCTCTTCTTGAGGCGGTGGTGAACAAGCGTCTCAGAGCCAGCATGCAGCTTTTAAATTTTCAGTCCGAGCTGTGATGTCCCAAAATTTAAAGTGCAAAGGTTcaaattttttttatctgAACTTTGTCACTTGGTCACGGTGACGGCGTGGGATGGCTACCTGGAGCGATATGGCGAAAGAGGTTGTAACGGTGGGTGTATCCGATTGACCAATCAAAATCGAGCATTTCGATCGACTTGATTCGGCTGGAATTGCCATGCTGCGGTGGGGTATAACAACACTCTCCCAAAATGGCAGTCAGAGCTCCAAACCAAGTAGGGATGATACTCCAGAGATGATGAGTCATTCAGAGAGAAGCAGAGAAAAGAACACTATCGTCGTTCTGGATTCCAgcagtcacatgactcgCTGTAGAATGACTATTCTTTGCAAACACAGATTGATTGCTATTGCTATTTACCCTCCTGGTAtgactcacgtgactgtcgCCGCAGTATGTAGCTGTCAATCTGCTGTGCGGCGGCTTAGTCCAGGTCGAGAGCGCGGTGCAACATGGTCTGTGATAACCAAttgctgctgtccaacCTGACCGCCCCACGTGTCCTTAGTCATCTCCTAACCATGCCTAGTCATCTCCTAACCATGCCTAGCCATCTCCTAACCATGCCTAACCATCTCCTAACCATGCCTAGTCATCTCCTAACCATGACTAATCATCTTAGTCACCCATACTTCTGCTATCTTAGTCAAAGCATCTGAGCTCCCCTGAATCCCACCTCCGTCAAACGAAATCTCGATACCAGTCCACAACCAGCTGAATATCTCTGACGTGCGCCCGGACTCTTTCGAGAAACCGCTCTTCCTCAAAATACCGATCATGGGTGTCGCCGAAAAAGTCGGTCGTCTCCACCTCCTGTTTCAGGCGCTCCAAGGTCCTCACAAGCTCGTAGTATTGCTTCACGATGTCGGAAGCGGCGGGAACGGGCTCGTTTTGTGTCATAGTGTGCGTGCGATAGCGCAGGATCCAGATTCAAACCGTCCCATTCCGCCCCTATATATATTCCGTTGTTGTATTATTTCTCTCTTTAAAAATACTGCCCCAACTTTACTTGGACATTACTTGGACATTACTTGGACATTACTTGGACACTACTTGGAAGCCAGATCTACAGATGAGATCCGAAcgtctacagtacaactacaatacGAGCCTTCAAACGCCAAATGATCGTCAGATTGATTGAATATATTAATAAAACTAGTCGCCTCCaccgcctcctccaccatctccaccgccccctccaccatctccaccaccgccgccatggcctcctccaccatctccatgtcCCCCATGTCCTCCTCCGTATCCTCCACCGCCATGGCATCCTCCATACGCATCTCCGGAGCCCCCGGCGGCGCCGCTGGTGGAATCCCGATTGCTCTCCGTCTTGTCTCTCTTCTTGAACCTGCCCCAGAATCCCTGTGGCTGTGGACGTgaaatggaggagatgTGTGCGCTCTGTGAGCCGGAACCGGCGTTGACCGGATTGTACACGTTTCTGTGACTACCGTTACCTGTGCCCCCCACAGGATCATAGCCGTAGCTGGTGGCCCCATCGTAGGCCTTGGGCGGAGGGCTCACAGCCACATAGTAGGCTGGAGGCACGTCGTTGGACTCGTCTCTGATGGTCTGCGAGGTCATGGGAATGTGGGTCACTGGATCATTGGTCACGTTGACGCCTCCTTCGCCATTACTGCTGTACACGCGATGGTTGTAGATGACTGTGGTCTGGTTGTATCCGCTTATGGTCTCCGGGTAGCTGTAGGTGAAGTTTGGGGGGCGGGGGTCATTGGGGTAGCCCTGTTCCAGCTGTTGCCGCTGGAGCTCTGTGAACCGTTTCTTCTTTTGTCC
This genomic interval from Yarrowia lipolytica chromosome 1E, complete sequence contains the following:
- a CDS encoding uncharacterized protein (Truncated form of YALI0E17941g, some similarities with DEHA0E19745g Debaryomyces hansenii), with product MGSCGITSTDSDFIVALNKDMWQAGMIDGNPNHNTLCGKKLTAHRGGKSVTVTVTDMCPGCASGDLDLSPAAFNALASPSEGRVGVSWSWN
- a CDS encoding uncharacterized protein (Compare to YALI0E17985g, similar to Saccharomyces cerevisiae YDR341C and MSR1 (YHR091C); ancestral locus Anc_5.393, similar to uniprot|Q05506 Saccharomyces cerevisiae YDR341c arginyl-tRNA synthetase cytosolic): MLALRRLFTTASRRAFTTPSKTAAPYYTAKMSTAAAPDVATLSSQLEKLGIDKFEPFPGSSPALNTMDVFRSYITKELAALSKVDPELIYPALEWTSTSDKGDLVIPLPRLRMKGVNPQELAVEWASKFPKGEYLKEVKAMGPFMQFFFSPKLLYNIVIKDILERKLEYGSSDVGKGKKVVIEFSSPNIAKPFHAGHLRSTIIGGFLSNLHEKLGWEVIRLNYLGDWGKQFGVLAVGFERYGSEEQLVTDPIQHLFEVYVRINKDMEAEKEASKEATGEESSATDDKAREYFRKMEDGDKEALALWSRFRDLSIERYKDTYARLNIHYDSYSGESQVPEEFMKMAKDLFVEKGLVHEDRGAKLIDLTKFNKKLGKVIVEKKDGTSLYITRDVGGAIARMEKYKFDKMIYVIASQQDLHCQQFFRILKECGFDWVDRLQHVNFGLVQGMSTRKGTVVFLSNILEEVKESMHNVMKKNEVKYNQVENPEEIADLVGISSVMIQDMSAKRVNNYKFDWDRMLSFEGDTGPYLQYAHSRLRSVERKSGMTIDENLASADFSLLTEPIADELIRTLTQFPDVVLNAGKTQEPATIVTYLFKLTHQVSSCYDVLWVAGQEEALAKARLSLYSSARQVLYNGMVLLGLTPVDRM
- a CDS encoding uncharacterized protein (Compare to YALI0E18007g, no similarity), whose protein sequence is MADTNSRIRWWIIPMVVGGVVIGALYLLVFCKGQKKKRFTELQRQQLEQGYPNDPRPPNFTYSYPETISGYNQTTVIYNHRVYSSNGEGGVNVTNDPVTHIPMTSQTIRDESNDVPPAYYVAVSPPPKAYDGATSYGYDPVGGTGNGSHRNVYNPVNAGSGSQSAHISSISRPQPQGFWGRFKKRDKTESNRDSTSGAAGGSGDAYGGCHGGGGYGGGHGGHGDGGGGHGGGGGDGGGGGGDGGGGGGGD
- a CDS encoding uncharacterized protein (Compare to YALI0E17963g, similar to uniprot|Q06892 Saccharomyces cerevisiae YPL188w POS5 protein) translates to MRLLIRRTGLTRPHGVQARRSTWIRLLSTEILHAELLPDRQSPHYVQESTSLSSLVWDKPLENVLIVKKPWDHNVRESLIQMASHIQRRYPRVNILVEEHVADEVQKQIGAAGVTAIHTGPGEVLRNKTDLLVTLGGDGTILHATSMFASGEVPPVLSFSLGTLGFLLPFDFKDFKTAFDMVYSSQASVVNRARLACQKMSIRKEITHLPSQSHIEHNSTHVYGNPDDYNLSPLTYAMNDINIHRGAEPHLTKLDIHVDGEFITRAIADGVTIATPTGSTAYSLSSGGSIVHPRVACILLTPICPRSLSFRPLIFPATSKICITASSESRGRGAELSVDGIAKGLVRPSDKILVESETGHNSGIWCVAKTDRDWVSGLNGLLGFNSSFGKGGEASGDVA